From Panicum hallii strain FIL2 chromosome 2, PHallii_v3.1, whole genome shotgun sequence, a single genomic window includes:
- the LOC112879508 gene encoding putative clathrin assembly protein At1g25240, with amino-acid sequence MMTSVRQWWRRAAAALKDRRSLLLVRLRPRRPGPWAWHHRELEAAVIRATSHEDRWMDYGSAARVFAWARTSPSSLRPAMWALARRARRTRCWVVALKALMVAHGLLLRSGLAPPAARNGRVPFELADFRDRSSSSSSARSQAFSAFVRAYFRFLDYRSLFAAQEDTDDGVDAECSGYQMTLLDRIAKRQFLLELLLQIRPYADGMEVPLILEAMDCALVEIFQVFGEISTGIARFLVSGVTGPAKPPLRKAATAAGVKMLWRAAEQSAQLSSYFELCRGLGVVNARKLPAAFVGLKDDDVRHLEGILMGDAQDDGSDEAEVEGTAPADVTKDAAGSASTITTVVTTEWVAFEEEKSSTGAVTCGGGSTGHVGNHWNPIVAAPLDLRESGNLIELF; translated from the coding sequence ATGATGACGTCCGTGCGGCAGTGgtggcgccgcgccgccgcggcgctcaAGGACAGGAGGAgcctgctcctggtgcgcctgCGTCCGCGCCGGCCCGGGCCGTGGGCGTGGCACCAccgggagctggaggcggccgTGATCCGGGCCACCAGCCACGAGGACCGGTGGATGGACTACGGGAGCGCCGCGCGGGTGTTCGCGTGGGCGCGCACGTCGCCCTCGTCCCTGCGGCCCGCCATGTGGGCGCTggcgcgccgcgcgcggcggACGCGGTGCTGGGTCGTGGCGCTCAAGGCGCTCATGGTCGCGCACGGCCtgctcctccgctccggcctcGCGCCGCCCGCGGCCCGCAACGGGCGCGTCCCCTTCGAGCTCGCCGACTTCCGTGACCGctcctcgtcctcgtcgtcgGCCAGGTCCCAGGCCTTCTCCGCCTTCGTGCGCGCGTACTTCCGCTTCCTGGACTACCGCTCCCTCTTCGCGGCGCAGGAAGACACCGACGACGGCGTCGACGCTGAGTGCTCCGGCTACCAAATGACCCTGCTCGACCGGATAGCAAAGCGGCAGTTCCTGCTGGAGCTGCTCCTGCAAATCCGCCCGTACGCGGACGGCATGGAGGTGCCGCTCATCCTCGAGGCCATGGACTGCGCCCTCGTCGAGATCTTCCAGGTGTTCGGCGAGATATCCACCGGCATCGCGCGGTTCCTCGTCAGCGGCGTTACCGGGCCGGCGAAGCCGCCGTTGCGCAAGGCTGCCACCGCGGCGGGGGTGAAGATGCtctggcgggcggcggagcagagcgcgcAGCTCTCGTCCTACTTCGAGCTGTGCCGCGGGCTCGGCGTGGTCAACGCCCGCAAGCTCCCGGCGGCGTTCGTGGGCTTGAAGGACGACGACGTCCGGCACCTCGAGGGGATCCTCATGGGCGACGCCCAGGACGATGGCAGTGACGAGGCCGAGGTGGAGGGTACGGCGCCGGCTGACGTGACGAAGGACGCCGCGGGGTCAGCGTCGACGATCACCACGGTGGTGACGACGGAATGGGTGGCGTTCGAAGAGGAGAAATCAAGCACTGGCGCCGTCACCTGCGGCGGGGGAAGTACGGGGCACGTCGGTAATCACTGGAACCCCATCGTCGCCGCGCCGTTGGACCTCCGGGAAAGCGGGAACTTGATCGAGCTTTTCTGA
- the LOC112879290 gene encoding uncharacterized protein LOC112879290 isoform X1 produces the protein MAAPAAGALAPLAGWSMLPLRSPAPLYCRRSPPLLKVAKRQSGGHRFAPASLQKCAAVSDHGRQRATEYQIDDDEPLWLAVFRDLAVGLKGLVAFLAEQPRQLKHLEWPGLRNTLKTSTLTLVLVLLFIVALSTIDAALCYVLALLLRKSS, from the exons ATGGCTGCTCCAGCGGCAGGCGCGCTGGCTCCGCTCGCAG GTTGGTCTATGCTCCCGCTGCGCAGCCCGGCTCCGTTATACTGCCGCAGGAGCCCTCCACTTCTCAAG GTCGCCAAGCGGCAGTCTGGTGGTCACCGATTTGCTCCTGCCAGCCTCCAAAAATGTGCGGCTGTGTCGGATCATGGACGTCAGCGGGCCACTGAGTACCAGATTGATGATGATGAACCGCTTTGGTTGGCAGTGTTCAGAGACCTCGCTGT GGGTTTGAAGGGATTGGTAGCTTTCTTAGCTGAGCAGCCTAGGCAACTGAAGCACCTAGAGTGGCCAGGCCTTCGAAACACG CTGAAGACGTCTACACTTACTCTTGTACTGGTACTTTTGTTTATTGTTGCATTGTCAACTATTGATGCTGCCCTTTGCTACGTGCTGGCCTTGCTACTTCGAAAATCTTCCTAG
- the LOC112879290 gene encoding uncharacterized protein LOC112879290 isoform X2, giving the protein MAAPAAGALAPLAGWSMLPLRSPAPLYCRRSPPLLKVAKRQSGGHRFAPASLQKCAAVSDHGRQRATEYQIDDDEPLWLAVFRDLAVGLKGLVAFLAEQPRQLKHLEWPGLRNTNNAGISAYCFDMI; this is encoded by the exons ATGGCTGCTCCAGCGGCAGGCGCGCTGGCTCCGCTCGCAG GTTGGTCTATGCTCCCGCTGCGCAGCCCGGCTCCGTTATACTGCCGCAGGAGCCCTCCACTTCTCAAG GTCGCCAAGCGGCAGTCTGGTGGTCACCGATTTGCTCCTGCCAGCCTCCAAAAATGTGCGGCTGTGTCGGATCATGGACGTCAGCGGGCCACTGAGTACCAGATTGATGATGATGAACCGCTTTGGTTGGCAGTGTTCAGAGACCTCGCTGT GGGTTTGAAGGGATTGGTAGCTTTCTTAGCTGAGCAGCCTAGGCAACTGAAGCACCTAGAGTGGCCAGGCCTTCGAAACACG AATAACG CAGGAATATCTGCCTATTGCTTTGATATGATTTAG
- the LOC112879290 gene encoding uncharacterized protein LOC112879290 isoform X3 has protein sequence MAAPAAGALAPLAGWSMLPLRSPAPLYCRRSPPLLKVAKRQSGGHRFAPASLQKCAAVSDHGRQRATEYQIDDDEPLWLAVFRDLAVGLKGLVAFLAEQPRQLKHLEWPGLRNTNNGISAYCFDMI, from the exons ATGGCTGCTCCAGCGGCAGGCGCGCTGGCTCCGCTCGCAG GTTGGTCTATGCTCCCGCTGCGCAGCCCGGCTCCGTTATACTGCCGCAGGAGCCCTCCACTTCTCAAG GTCGCCAAGCGGCAGTCTGGTGGTCACCGATTTGCTCCTGCCAGCCTCCAAAAATGTGCGGCTGTGTCGGATCATGGACGTCAGCGGGCCACTGAGTACCAGATTGATGATGATGAACCGCTTTGGTTGGCAGTGTTCAGAGACCTCGCTGT GGGTTTGAAGGGATTGGTAGCTTTCTTAGCTGAGCAGCCTAGGCAACTGAAGCACCTAGAGTGGCCAGGCCTTCGAAACACG AATAACG GAATATCTGCCTATTGCTTTGATATGATTTAG
- the LOC112882587 gene encoding 65-kDa microtubule-associated protein 6-like, whose translation MVGVGAGLGLVMEGTSCGALLKELQQIWAEVGESEVEKNKVLLDIERECLEVYRRKVDDANRARVQLHQSVAAKEAEVASLMATLGEHKLYMKKDKGIVSLKEQLAAVVPVLENLKCEKEERIKQFSDIRSQIDKIRFELSEYNDQGDNESSLAEDQHDLSTRKLNSYQAQLRALQKDKSERLRKVLEYINEVHSLCIVLGINFGTTVNEIHPSLHQNGVEQSRNISDSTLDGLASTISKLKAERKSRIQKMRETMESLCQLWKLMDSPEEEKRQFSKVMSVLILPEEGITSSGVLSQEIIDKMEAEVERLTKLKTSRLKDIVMKRRRELEEICQNAHIEPDVSTAPEQTDALIDSGLIDPSELLANIESQILKAKEESLSRKDIMDRINKWIAACDEEAWLEEYNQDPKRYSAGRGAHINLKRAEKARILVTKIPSMVDNLINRTFAWENARNKPFLYDGGRLISVLEEYRLSRQQKEEEKRRYRDQKKLESILLAEKEAIFGSKPTPKRTSSLNRKTNGYRPNGNANGLKTPTPRRSSLGSATPELLTPRSYSGHNRYFGDLRRLSTSHLNFGDDSLSTFTSISGSEPESPSLG comes from the exons ATGGTGGGCGTAGGCGCTGGCCTGGGCTTGGTCATGGAAGGTACCAGCTGTGGTGCTCTGCTCAAGGAGCTTCAG CAAATTTGGGCAGAGGTAGGAGAAAGTGAGGTTGAGAAAAACAAGGTGTTGCTGGACATCGAAAGAGAGTGCTTGGAAGTCTACCGCAGGAAGGTGGACGATGCCAATCGGGCTAGGGTCCAGCTGCACCAGTCAGTGGCTGCCAAAGAGGCTGAAGTTGCATCTCTGATGGCAACTCTAGGGGAGCACAAGCTGTACATGAAG AAAGACAAGGGCATTGTATCGCTCAAGGAACAACTCGCCGCTGTCGTTCCAGTATTGGAGAACTTGAAATGCGAGAAAGAGGAAAGGATCAAACAGTTCTCTGACATTCGATCGCAGATCGATAAGATCCGCTTTGAGTTAAGCGAATATAATGATCAGGGTGATAACGAGAGCAGTCTTGCTGAGGATCAACATGACTTGTCAACAAGGAAGCTCAACAGTTACCAAGCACAGCTTCGTGCCCTTCAGAAAGATAAG TCTGAGCGCCTTCGCAAGGTTCTGGAGTATATAAATGAAGTGCACTCTTTATGTATAGTCCTTGGAATCAATTTTGGAACTACTGTAAATGAAATTCATCCTAGTTTACATCAGAATGGTGTTGAGCAATCCAGAAACATCAGCGATAGCACACTGGATGGCCTTGCTAGTACTATATCCAAGCTAAAAGCAGAACGGAAGTCTCGAATCCAGAAG ATGAGAGAGACGATGGAATCACTGTGCCAACTCTGGAAGCTTATGGACTCGCCTGAGGAAGAGAAGCGGCAATTTAGCAAAGTAATGAGCGTTCTCATATTACCAGAGGAGGGAATCACATCATCTGGCGTTCTCTCCCAGGAAATAATCGATAAG ATGGAAGCTGAAGTTGAGAGGTTAACAAAACTAAAAACCAGCAGACTGAAGGATATTGTCATGAAAAGGAGGAGAGAATTAGAAGAGATCTGCCAAAATGCACACATAGAACCTGATGTCAGCACGGCCCCTGAACAAACTGATGCTCTGATCGATTCTG GCCTCATCGACCCCTCTGAGCTCCTGGCAAATATTGAGTCACAGATATTAAAAGCAAAAGAAGAGTCCCTTAGCCGAAAAGATATAATGGACAGGATAAATAAGTGGATCGCTGCTTGTGATGAAGAGGCTTGGCTTGAAGAATATAACCAG GACCCAAAGCGGTATAGTGCTGGAAGGGGTGCTCACATAAACCTTAAGCGGGCCGAAAAGGCACGGATTTTGGTCACAAAAATCCCAA GTATGGTGGACAACCTGATAAACCGGACCTTTGCTTGGGAAAACGCAAGAAATAAACCCTTTCTCTATGATGGG GGGCGCCTAATATCTGTTCTTGAAGAGTACAGACTTAGCCGGCAACAGAAAGAAGAGGAAAAACGACGATACCGG GACCAGAAGAAGTTGGAGAGCATCCTACTCGCAGAGAAAGAAGCGATTTTTGGCTCTAAACCAACCCCAAAGAGGACGAGCAGCTTAAATAGGAAGACAAATGGGTACCGGCCAAATGGAAACGCTAATGGACTCAAGACTCCAACTCCTCGGCGATCATCTCTTGGCAGTGCTACTCCTGAGCTTCTGACGCCCAGATCGTACTCTGGCCACAATAGATACTTTGGTGATTTGAGGCGGCTATCAACTTCTCATCTGAACTTCGGTGATGATTCGCTGTCAACATTTACATCCATCAGTGGCTCTGAACCGGAATCCCCTTCTCTTGGATGA
- the LOC112882729 gene encoding protein HVA22-like isoform X1, producing MGKTWALVTHLHALAGPTLTLIYPLYASICAMESTCKLDDEQWLAYWIIYSFITLFEMAAENVLYWIPLWYEAKLLLVAWLVLPQFRGASFIYDKLVREQLRRHGVRLHDRHGHGHGADHEPHVLNLKAEHGVH from the exons ATGGGTAAGACGTGGGCGCTCGTCACCCACCTCCACGCTCTCGCGGG GCCGACTCTCACTCTAATTTACCCTCT GTACGCGTCAATCTGCGCGATGGAGAGCACGTGCAAGCTGGACGACGAGCAGTGGCTGGCCTACTGGATAATCTACTCCTTCATCACCCTCTTCGAAATGGCGGCCGAGAACGTCCTCTACTG GATACCGCTGTGGTACGAGGCGAAGCTGCTGTTGGTGGCGTGGCTGGTGCTGCCGCAGTTCAGGGGCGCCTCCTTCATCTACGACAAGCTCGTCAGGGAGCAGCTGCGGAGGCACGGGGTGAGGCTGCACGatcgccacggccacggccacggcgccGACCACGAGCCGCACGTCCTCAACCTCAAG GCTGAGCATGGCGTGCACTGA
- the LOC112882729 gene encoding protein HVA22-like isoform X2 has protein sequence MLMWIIRYASICAMESTCKLDDEQWLAYWIIYSFITLFEMAAENVLYWIPLWYEAKLLLVAWLVLPQFRGASFIYDKLVREQLRRHGVRLHDRHGHGHGADHEPHVLNLKAEHGVH, from the exons ATGTTAATGTGGATCATCAGGTACGCGTCAATCTGCGCGATGGAGAGCACGTGCAAGCTGGACGACGAGCAGTGGCTGGCCTACTGGATAATCTACTCCTTCATCACCCTCTTCGAAATGGCGGCCGAGAACGTCCTCTACTG GATACCGCTGTGGTACGAGGCGAAGCTGCTGTTGGTGGCGTGGCTGGTGCTGCCGCAGTTCAGGGGCGCCTCCTTCATCTACGACAAGCTCGTCAGGGAGCAGCTGCGGAGGCACGGGGTGAGGCTGCACGatcgccacggccacggccacggcgccGACCACGAGCCGCACGTCCTCAACCTCAAG GCTGAGCATGGCGTGCACTGA